The following coding sequences are from one Streptomyces dengpaensis window:
- a CDS encoding ADP-ribosylglycohydrolase family protein: MTTTTLAKRAATGSLLGLAIGDALGYPTEFNSVPAILDKCGPWRQMALPRPAKVTDDTQMTLALARGLRTAMDRGLLGPLRMERPVREEFVNWYQSPDNNRAPGRTCLVACNLLKNEKRRWQEASQIGSKGCGANMRVAPVGLVRGLSDEQRSGAAQFQAALTHGHPTALAAADLTAHAIWLLTQGVEPMGLVGRLRSYAYENRHRYHSRWLGDLWTFSEDPTPEAFIARGWDECLDALDHLRHAVRTVSPETDPCLATGGGWIAEEALATGLLCFLLFVDEPLTAVRRAACTSGDSDSIACLTGAFAGAHHGSDAWPTSWADRIEYQGDLMSLGALWDA; the protein is encoded by the coding sequence ATGACCACCACGACCCTCGCGAAGCGCGCCGCCACCGGATCCCTCCTCGGCCTGGCCATCGGCGACGCGCTCGGGTACCCGACCGAGTTCAACTCCGTACCGGCGATCCTCGACAAGTGCGGCCCCTGGCGGCAGATGGCCCTGCCCAGGCCCGCGAAAGTCACCGACGACACGCAGATGACGCTGGCGCTGGCGCGGGGGCTGCGCACAGCCATGGACCGCGGACTGCTCGGCCCGCTGCGGATGGAGCGGCCGGTGCGCGAGGAGTTCGTGAACTGGTACCAGTCGCCCGACAACAACCGCGCGCCCGGCCGCACCTGCCTCGTCGCCTGCAACCTCCTGAAGAACGAGAAGCGCCGCTGGCAGGAGGCCAGCCAGATCGGTTCCAAGGGCTGCGGCGCCAACATGCGCGTGGCGCCCGTGGGGCTCGTACGGGGGCTGAGCGACGAACAGCGCTCGGGCGCCGCGCAGTTCCAGGCCGCGCTCACCCACGGACACCCCACGGCACTCGCCGCGGCCGACCTCACCGCGCACGCGATCTGGCTGCTCACCCAGGGCGTCGAGCCGATGGGGCTCGTCGGCCGGCTGCGGTCGTACGCCTACGAGAACCGGCATCGCTACCACTCCCGCTGGCTCGGCGACCTGTGGACCTTCAGCGAGGACCCCACGCCGGAGGCCTTCATCGCCCGCGGCTGGGACGAGTGCCTGGACGCCCTGGACCACCTCCGGCACGCCGTGCGCACCGTCTCGCCGGAGACCGACCCCTGCCTCGCCACCGGCGGGGGCTGGATCGCGGAGGAGGCCCTCGCCACCGGCCTCCTCTGCTTCCTGCTCTTCGTCGACGAACCCCTCACCGCCGTACGCCGCGCCGCCTGCACCTCCGGCGACTCCGACTCCATAGCCTGCCTCACCGGCGCCTTCGCGGGCGCCCACCACGGCTCGGACGCCTGGCCGACCTCCTGGGCCGACCGCATCGAGTACCAGGGCGACCTGATGTCACTGGGGGCGCTCTGGGACGCTTGA
- a CDS encoding Rieske (2Fe-2S) protein gives MTHRSTRRTLLLATGATGATAFLAGCSEYDDNNGPAESAPPANASGGQELAKTTDIPVGGGTVFKDQKVVVTQPKKDEFKAFSAVCTHQGCTVSAVSDGTINCPCHGSKFTVEDGAVADGPATRPLPAEKITVEGNSIRLR, from the coding sequence ATGACCCACCGCTCGACGCGGCGCACGCTTCTTCTCGCGACAGGCGCGACGGGCGCGACGGCGTTCCTGGCGGGCTGCAGCGAGTACGACGACAACAACGGCCCGGCGGAGTCCGCCCCGCCCGCGAACGCGTCCGGCGGTCAGGAGCTGGCGAAGACGACCGACATCCCGGTCGGCGGCGGCACGGTCTTCAAGGACCAGAAGGTCGTGGTCACCCAGCCGAAGAAGGACGAGTTCAAGGCCTTCTCGGCGGTCTGCACCCATCAGGGCTGCACGGTGAGCGCGGTGTCGGACGGCACCATCAACTGCCCCTGCCACGGCAGCAAGTTCACGGTCGAGGACGGCGCGGTGGCCGACGGTCCGGCCACGCGTCCGCTGCCCGCCGAGAAGATCACGGTGGAGGGAAATTCGATCCGCCTGAGGTGA
- the ald gene encoding alanine dehydrogenase encodes MIDVKVGIPREVKNNEFRVAITPAGVNELVRNGHQVVIERGAGLGSSIPDGEYVAAGAQILDTADEVWATADLLLKVKEPIAEEYHRLRKDQTLFTYLHLAASKECTDALLESGTTAIAYETVELPSRALPLLAPMSEVAGRLAPQVGAYHLMAPAGGRGVLPGGVPGVLPAKAVVIGAGVSGWNAAQIAIGMGFQVTLLDKDINKLKEADKTFGSKIQTVVSNAFELEKACLEADLVIGAVLIPGAKAPMLVTNELVSRMKPGSVLVDIAIDQGGCFEDSRPTTHAEPTFRVHNSVFYCVANMPGAVPNTSTYALTNATLPYIVSLANNGWAEALRRDAALAKGLNTHDGKVVYKEVAEAHGLESVELETLLG; translated from the coding sequence GTGATCGACGTGAAGGTCGGTATCCCCCGCGAGGTCAAGAACAACGAGTTCCGGGTGGCCATCACCCCCGCCGGCGTGAACGAGCTGGTGCGCAACGGTCACCAGGTCGTCATCGAGCGCGGCGCCGGCCTCGGCTCGTCGATCCCCGACGGCGAGTACGTCGCCGCCGGCGCCCAGATCCTGGACACCGCCGACGAGGTGTGGGCCACCGCCGACCTGCTGCTGAAGGTCAAGGAGCCCATCGCGGAGGAGTACCACCGGCTCCGCAAGGACCAGACGCTCTTCACCTACCTGCACCTGGCCGCCTCCAAGGAGTGCACGGACGCCCTCCTGGAGTCCGGCACCACGGCGATCGCGTACGAGACGGTCGAGCTGCCCAGCCGCGCGCTGCCGCTGCTCGCCCCGATGTCCGAGGTCGCGGGCCGGCTCGCCCCGCAGGTCGGCGCCTACCACCTGATGGCCCCGGCCGGCGGCCGCGGCGTCCTGCCGGGCGGTGTCCCGGGCGTGCTGCCCGCCAAGGCCGTCGTCATCGGCGCCGGCGTCTCCGGCTGGAACGCCGCGCAGATCGCCATCGGCATGGGCTTCCAGGTGACCCTGCTCGACAAGGACATCAACAAGTTGAAGGAGGCGGACAAAACCTTCGGTTCGAAGATCCAGACCGTCGTCTCCAACGCCTTCGAGCTGGAGAAGGCCTGCCTCGAGGCCGACCTCGTCATCGGTGCCGTGCTCATCCCGGGCGCCAAGGCCCCGATGCTGGTCACCAACGAGCTCGTCTCGCGGATGAAGCCGGGAAGTGTCCTTGTCGACATCGCGATCGACCAGGGTGGCTGCTTCGAGGACTCGCGTCCGACCACCCACGCCGAGCCGACCTTCCGGGTCCACAACTCGGTCTTCTACTGCGTCGCCAACATGCCCGGCGCGGTGCCCAACACCTCGACGTACGCGCTGACGAACGCCACGCTGCCGTACATCGTGTCGCTGGCCAACAACGGCTGGGCCGAGGCGCTGCGCCGTGACGCCGCGCTGGCCAAGGGCCTCAACACCCATGACGGCAAGGTCGTTTACAAGGAAGTCGCCGAGGCGCACGGGCTGGAGAGCGTGGAGCTCGAGACCCTGCTCGGCTGA
- the aroH gene encoding chorismate mutase — MAVRAVRGAVQLERDEAGHMDEQVSELLTAILERNGLTTDDLISIWFTATPDLHSDFPAAAARKLGIVDVPLICAQELDIEGAMPRVVRVLAHIESDRPRTDIVHVYLGAAAALRKDIAQ, encoded by the coding sequence GTGGCGGTACGAGCGGTCCGGGGCGCCGTCCAACTGGAACGGGACGAGGCCGGGCACATGGACGAGCAGGTCAGCGAGCTGCTCACCGCCATCCTGGAGCGGAACGGGCTCACCACGGACGACCTGATCAGCATCTGGTTCACGGCGACGCCCGATCTGCACAGCGACTTCCCTGCGGCCGCCGCGCGCAAGCTCGGCATCGTCGACGTACCGCTGATCTGCGCGCAGGAACTGGACATCGAGGGCGCGATGCCCCGTGTCGTACGCGTCCTCGCGCACATCGAGTCCGACCGGCCGCGCACCGACATCGTGCACGTCTACCTGGGCGCCGCCGCCGCACTCCGCAAGGACATCGCCCAGTGA
- a CDS encoding segregation and condensation protein A yields MTSNNVPVSAGGSAGASAGRRRALGRGPGAGPVPVEPPVAAPAVPPAEPPAEVLPPVAEPEPPVAEPEPPAAEPEPPAAESESSAEAGSSSADRGHDAGGAAEEPPAAEPEAPAEPEAPAEPAPAGPEAPAESRDGVFKVRLSNFEGPFDLLLQLISKHKLDVTEVALSKVTDEFMAHIRAMGPDWDLDQTTEFLVVAATLLDLKAARLLPAAEVEDEADLALLEARDLLFARLLQYRAYKQIADIFNARLDEEARRYPRTVGLEAHHAELLPEVVISIGAQGFAKLAVKAMQPKPKPQVYVDHIHAPLVSVQEQAQIVVARLRELGEASFRTLVEDTDDTLTVVARFLALLELYREKAVALGQETALGDLIVRWTGGEGETQPVVTDEFDRPPEQPEEPKKEEKA; encoded by the coding sequence ATGACCTCGAACAACGTCCCTGTCTCCGCCGGTGGCTCCGCCGGTGCGTCCGCCGGTCGACGGCGTGCGCTGGGCCGGGGGCCGGGGGCGGGGCCGGTGCCTGTTGAGCCGCCGGTCGCAGCTCCGGCCGTACCTCCGGCTGAGCCGCCGGCCGAGGTCCTGCCGCCTGTGGCGGAGCCTGAGCCGCCTGTGGCGGAGCCTGAGCCGCCTGCGGCGGAGCCCGAGCCGCCTGCGGCGGAGAGCGAGTCTTCGGCCGAGGCCGGTTCTTCGTCTGCGGACCGTGGGCACGATGCCGGCGGAGCTGCCGAGGAGCCCCCCGCCGCGGAGCCTGAAGCACCTGCGGAGCCTGAAGCGCCTGCGGAGCCCGCTCCTGCCGGTCCCGAAGCGCCTGCCGAATCCCGTGACGGTGTCTTCAAGGTGCGGCTCTCGAACTTCGAAGGGCCCTTCGACCTGCTGCTTCAGCTGATCTCCAAGCACAAGCTGGACGTCACGGAAGTGGCCCTGTCCAAGGTCACCGACGAGTTCATGGCGCACATCAGGGCGATGGGGCCGGACTGGGACCTCGATCAGACGACGGAGTTCCTCGTCGTCGCGGCCACGCTGCTGGACCTCAAGGCCGCGCGGCTGCTGCCCGCCGCCGAGGTCGAGGACGAGGCCGACCTGGCCCTGCTGGAGGCGCGGGACCTGCTGTTCGCGCGGCTGCTCCAGTACCGGGCGTACAAGCAGATCGCGGACATCTTCAACGCGCGGCTCGACGAGGAGGCCCGCCGCTACCCCCGTACCGTCGGGCTCGAAGCCCATCACGCCGAGCTGCTGCCCGAGGTGGTCATCAGCATCGGGGCGCAGGGGTTCGCGAAGCTCGCCGTGAAGGCGATGCAGCCCAAGCCGAAGCCGCAGGTGTACGTCGACCACATTCACGCCCCGCTGGTCAGCGTGCAGGAGCAGGCCCAGATCGTGGTCGCGCGGCTGCGGGAGCTCGGGGAGGCCAGCTTCCGCACGCTCGTCGAGGACACCGACGACACCCTCACCGTCGTAGCGCGGTTCCTGGCCCTCCTGGAGCTCTACCGGGAGAAGGCCGTGGCCCTCGGCCAGGAGACCGCGCTCGGTGACCTGATCGTGCGCTGGACCGGCGGGGAGGGGGAGACCCAGCCCGTGGTCACCGACGAGTTCGACCGGCCGCCCGAGCAACCCGAGGAGCCCAAGAAGGAGGAGAAGGCATGA
- a CDS encoding prephenate dehydrogenase produces the protein MRTALVIGTGLIGTSAALALAARGVVVHLADHDPEQARTAAALGAGTDEAPEGPVDLAIVAAPPAHVAVTLADAMRRGVARGYLDVASVKGGPRRELEALGLDLSSYIGTHPMSGREKSGPLAASGDLFEGRPWVLTPTRDTDTEVLNLALELVSHCRAVPVVMDADAHDRAVALVSHMPHLVSSMVAARLEHAEEAAVRLCGQGIRDVTRIAASDPRMWIDILSANPGPVADLLADVSADLDETVRALRSLQSSDDVKRREGATGIEDVLRRGNAGQVRVPGKHGSAPRTYEVVAVLIDDQPGQLARIFADAGMVGVNIEDVRIEHATGQQAGLVQLMVEPKAATVLSAALRDRGWALRQ, from the coding sequence GTGAGAACCGCCCTCGTCATCGGAACCGGGCTGATCGGTACGTCGGCTGCCCTCGCGCTCGCCGCGCGCGGCGTCGTCGTCCATCTCGCCGACCACGACCCGGAGCAGGCCCGTACGGCGGCCGCGCTCGGCGCCGGCACGGACGAGGCGCCCGAGGGGCCCGTCGACCTCGCGATCGTGGCGGCCCCGCCCGCGCACGTGGCCGTGACCCTCGCGGACGCCATGCGCCGCGGGGTCGCACGCGGGTACCTCGACGTCGCCAGCGTCAAGGGCGGCCCGCGCCGCGAGCTGGAGGCGCTCGGCCTCGACCTCTCCTCGTACATCGGTACGCACCCCATGTCCGGCCGCGAGAAGTCGGGCCCCCTGGCCGCCTCCGGCGATCTCTTCGAGGGCCGCCCCTGGGTCCTGACGCCCACCCGGGACACGGACACCGAGGTCCTCAACCTCGCCCTGGAGCTGGTGTCGCACTGCCGTGCCGTGCCCGTCGTGATGGACGCGGACGCCCACGACCGGGCCGTCGCGCTCGTCTCGCACATGCCGCATCTGGTGTCCAGCATGGTCGCCGCGCGTCTGGAGCACGCGGAGGAGGCGGCGGTACGGCTCTGCGGTCAGGGCATCCGTGACGTGACCCGCATCGCGGCCTCCGACCCCAGGATGTGGATCGACATCCTCTCCGCGAACCCGGGTCCGGTCGCCGACCTCCTCGCGGACGTCTCCGCCGACCTCGACGAGACCGTGCGGGCCCTGCGCTCCCTGCAGTCCTCCGACGACGTCAAGCGGCGCGAGGGTGCCACCGGCATCGAGGACGTCCTGCGGCGTGGCAACGCGGGGCAGGTGCGCGTTCCCGGCAAGCACGGTTCCGCTCCGCGTACGTACGAGGTCGTGGCCGTTCTCATCGACGACCAGCCGGGGCAGCTGGCCCGTATCTTCGCGGACGCGGGGATGGTCGGGGTCAACATCGAGGACGTACGCATCGAGCACGCGACCGGGCAGCAGGCGGGTCTGGTGCAGCTGATGGTGGAGCCGAAGGCCGCGACGGTGCTGAGTGCGGCCTTGCGGGACCGGGGGTGGGCGTTGCGGCAGTAG
- a CDS encoding NUDIX hydrolase gives MRLTKRGWVSVLARDGRAPGGRVPEGYDKYAFEPFAVTVDLAVLTVRAGVLQVLLVERGQEPYAGRWALPGGFVLPHESAETAARRELAEETGLSDVSGLHLEQLRTYSEPERDPRMRVVSVAYAALLPDAPEPRGGGDAAQAQWLRYNALGPLAFDHDRILADAHERVGAKLEYTCLATSFCPPEFTLGELQQVYETVWGTALDRPNFRRKVLATPGFVERIPGAARLTGGRGKPAALYRAGGAKALHPPLLRPTSEGRP, from the coding sequence ATGCGTCTCACGAAGAGGGGGTGGGTGAGCGTGCTCGCACGGGACGGCCGCGCGCCGGGCGGCAGGGTACCTGAGGGCTACGACAAGTACGCGTTCGAGCCTTTCGCCGTCACCGTCGACCTCGCCGTCCTGACGGTCCGCGCGGGTGTGCTCCAGGTACTGCTCGTCGAGCGCGGACAGGAGCCGTACGCGGGCCGCTGGGCACTGCCGGGCGGCTTCGTGCTGCCGCACGAGTCCGCGGAGACGGCGGCCCGGCGCGAACTCGCCGAGGAGACCGGCCTGTCGGACGTCTCCGGACTCCACCTCGAGCAGCTGCGCACGTACAGCGAACCCGAGCGCGACCCCAGGATGCGGGTCGTCTCCGTCGCGTACGCCGCACTGCTCCCGGACGCTCCCGAGCCGCGTGGCGGCGGTGACGCGGCGCAGGCCCAGTGGCTGCGGTACAACGCGCTCGGTCCGCTCGCCTTCGACCACGACCGGATCCTCGCCGACGCGCACGAACGCGTCGGCGCCAAGCTCGAATACACCTGTCTCGCCACGTCCTTCTGCCCGCCCGAGTTCACTCTCGGAGAGCTGCAGCAGGTCTACGAGACCGTGTGGGGCACCGCCCTCGACCGGCCCAACTTCCGGCGCAAGGTCCTCGCCACGCCGGGCTTCGTCGAACGGATCCCCGGTGCCGCGCGCCTGACCGGAGGCCGCGGCAAACCCGCCGCGCTCTACCGGGCGGGCGGTGCCAAAGCCCTGCACCCACCCCTGCTGCGTCCCACTTCGGAAGGACGGCCCTGA
- the cmk gene encoding (d)CMP kinase has product MENGPARTAPAVIVAIDGPSGTGKSSTSKAVAAQLGLSYLDTGAQYRAITWWMVSNGIDITDPSAIAAAAGKPEIVSGTDPSAPTIIVDGTDVAGPIRTQEVTSKVSAVSAVPEVRARITELQRSLATSSEKGMVVEGRDIGTTVLPDADLKIFLTASPEARAARRSGELKGADIHTTREALLKRDAADSNRKTSPLAKADDAVEVDTSDLTLQQVIECVVTLVEEKRAAK; this is encoded by the coding sequence GTGGAAAACGGCCCCGCCCGGACCGCCCCGGCTGTGATTGTCGCCATCGACGGCCCCTCCGGCACGGGCAAGTCGAGCACCTCGAAGGCCGTGGCAGCGCAGCTCGGGCTGAGCTACCTGGACACGGGCGCCCAGTACCGGGCGATCACGTGGTGGATGGTGAGCAACGGGATCGACATCACGGACCCGAGCGCCATCGCCGCCGCGGCCGGGAAGCCCGAGATCGTCTCCGGGACCGACCCGTCCGCGCCGACCATCATCGTCGACGGAACCGACGTCGCGGGCCCGATCCGTACGCAGGAGGTCACCTCCAAGGTGAGCGCGGTCAGCGCGGTGCCCGAGGTGCGTGCCCGGATCACGGAGCTGCAGCGCTCGCTCGCCACGTCGTCGGAGAAGGGGATGGTCGTCGAGGGCCGGGACATCGGCACCACCGTGCTGCCCGACGCCGACCTGAAGATCTTCCTCACCGCCTCCCCGGAGGCGCGTGCCGCCCGCCGCAGCGGTGAGCTGAAGGGCGCGGACATACACACCACGCGCGAGGCCCTGCTGAAGCGCGACGCGGCCGACTCCAACCGTAAGACCTCGCCGCTCGCCAAGGCGGACGACGCGGTCGAGGTGGACACCTCCGACCTGACGCTCCAGCAGGTCATCGAATGCGTCGTCACCCTCGTCGAGGAGAAGCGGGCCGCGAAGTGA
- a CDS encoding YidB family protein, producing the protein MRADPCPRVQRRTAGPLTTSGGTGENKPVSGDQISQALPDETLQQVAAQTGVSPREASDRIARSLPQVVDILTPSGELPPGASLEDLIRAQNL; encoded by the coding sequence ATGAGAGCGGACCCGTGCCCGCGCGTCCAGAGGCGCACAGCGGGTCCGCTCACCACAAGTGGCGGAACCGGCGAGAACAAGCCGGTGAGCGGCGACCAGATCTCCCAGGCCCTGCCCGACGAGACCCTCCAGCAGGTCGCGGCGCAGACCGGGGTCAGCCCGCGGGAAGCCTCGGACCGGATCGCGCGGTCCCTGCCCCAGGTGGTCGACATACTCACCCCGAGCGGAGAGCTGCCGCCGGGCGCCTCACTGGAAGACCTCATCAGGGCACAGAACCTCTGA
- a CDS encoding pseudouridine synthase has product MRSSGSGSGSGKSGGRGNYRGAGNSRDQKQGQGRPSKPRPEERRYDVGPGASPDGPKSGRGGAARGGAKGGPKQGQQRGGRTAPASSREYDTRAEERNRERYADKKDVKLPKTFPGAEQEGERLQKVLARAGYGSRRSCEELVEQARVEVNGEIVLEQGLRVDPEKDEIKVDGLTVATQSYQFFSLNKPAGVVSTMEDPDGRQCLGDYVTNRETRLFHVGRLDTETEGVILLTNHGELAHRLTHPKYGVKKTYLAHIVGPIPRDLGKQLKDGIQLEDGYARADHFRVVEQTGKNYLVEVTLHEGRKHIVRRMLAEAGFPVEKLVRVAFGPITLGDQKSGWLRRLSNTEVGMLMTEVGL; this is encoded by the coding sequence ATGCGAAGCAGCGGCAGCGGTAGCGGTAGCGGCAAGAGCGGTGGGCGCGGTAACTACCGCGGTGCCGGCAACAGCAGGGACCAGAAGCAAGGGCAGGGACGTCCCAGCAAGCCCCGTCCCGAGGAGCGCCGCTACGACGTGGGCCCCGGGGCCTCGCCGGACGGCCCGAAGTCCGGGCGCGGCGGCGCCGCGCGGGGCGGCGCCAAGGGCGGCCCCAAGCAGGGCCAGCAGCGCGGCGGCCGTACGGCTCCGGCGAGCTCCCGTGAGTACGACACGCGCGCCGAGGAGCGGAACCGGGAGCGGTACGCGGACAAGAAGGACGTCAAGTTGCCCAAGACCTTCCCGGGCGCCGAGCAGGAGGGCGAGCGCCTGCAGAAGGTGCTCGCGCGCGCGGGCTACGGTTCGCGGCGTTCCTGCGAGGAGCTGGTCGAGCAGGCGCGTGTCGAGGTGAACGGCGAGATCGTCCTGGAGCAGGGTCTGCGCGTCGACCCGGAGAAGGACGAGATCAAGGTCGACGGGCTGACGGTCGCGACGCAGTCGTACCAGTTCTTCTCGCTGAACAAGCCCGCCGGTGTCGTCTCGACGATGGAGGACCCCGACGGCCGCCAGTGCCTCGGCGACTACGTCACCAACCGCGAGACGCGGCTCTTCCACGTCGGCCGGCTCGACACCGAGACCGAGGGTGTCATCCTGCTCACCAACCACGGTGAGCTGGCCCACCGGCTGACCCACCCCAAGTACGGCGTGAAGAAGACCTACCTCGCGCACATCGTGGGCCCCATCCCGCGTGACCTGGGCAAGCAGCTAAAGGACGGCATCCAGCTGGAGGACGGCTACGCGCGCGCGGACCACTTCCGCGTCGTCGAGCAGACCGGCAAGAACTACCTCGTCGAGGTGACCCTGCACGAGGGCCGCAAGCACATCGTGCGCCGCATGCTCGCCGAGGCCGGCTTCCCGGTCGAGAAGCTCGTGCGCGTCGCCTTCGGCCCGATCACCCTCGGCGACCAGAAGTCGGGCTGGCTGCGCCGCCTGTCGAACACCGAGGTCGGGATGCTGATGACCGAGGTCGGTCTCTAG
- a CDS encoding DUF6529 family protein, whose product MTVDPNAAIQGFPSPQPAHRRPHPARYLVPALVAAAVAVALGAYGKVHDPAGTAFNLAGFSSTSAVKSWLATAAFAFALVQVVSAFMVYGKLPGPSWAPVLHRWSGRIAFLVAVPVAVHCLYALGYQTYETRVVWHSLLGCFFFGAFSAKMLLLRSERLPGWLLPIVGGLVFAVLTVVWLTSALWFFRTFGVTT is encoded by the coding sequence ATGACCGTGGACCCGAACGCCGCCATCCAGGGCTTCCCCTCCCCCCAGCCCGCCCATCGCCGCCCCCACCCGGCCCGCTATCTCGTCCCGGCACTGGTCGCCGCGGCGGTCGCGGTCGCCCTCGGCGCCTACGGCAAGGTGCACGACCCGGCGGGGACCGCCTTCAACCTCGCCGGCTTCAGCAGCACGAGCGCCGTGAAGTCATGGCTGGCGACGGCGGCGTTCGCCTTCGCGCTCGTCCAGGTCGTCTCGGCGTTCATGGTGTACGGGAAGCTCCCGGGGCCGAGTTGGGCGCCGGTGCTGCACCGCTGGTCGGGGCGGATCGCCTTCCTGGTGGCGGTGCCGGTCGCGGTGCACTGTCTGTACGCGCTGGGCTATCAGACGTACGAGACGCGCGTCGTGTGGCACTCGCTCCTGGGGTGCTTCTTCTTCGGCGCGTTCAGCGCCAAGATGCTGCTGCTCCGCTCGGAGCGGCTCCCCGGCTGGTTGCTGCCGATCGTCGGCGGCCTCGTCTTCGCCGTCCTGACGGTCGTCTGGCTGACGTCCGCCCTCTGGTTCTTCCGCACCTTCGGAGTGACGACATGA
- the scpB gene encoding SMC-Scp complex subunit ScpB: MSEETTEIAAGPRTVADLDLKPALEAVLMVVDEPATEEHLAKILERPRRQIADALRELADEYTVQGRGFELRLIAGGWRFYTRPEYAAAVERFVLDGQQARLTQAALETLAVVAYRQPVSRSRVSAVRGVNCDGVMRTLLQRGLVEEAGAEPETGAILYRTTNYFLERMGLRGLDELPELAPFLPEADAIEAETQEGVPSFDPDAPDAPGTDDADD; encoded by the coding sequence ATGAGCGAGGAGACCACCGAGATCGCGGCAGGGCCGCGCACCGTCGCCGACCTCGATCTCAAGCCCGCCCTGGAGGCCGTCCTGATGGTCGTGGACGAACCCGCGACCGAGGAGCACCTCGCGAAGATCCTGGAGCGGCCCAGGCGGCAGATCGCGGACGCCCTGCGCGAGCTGGCCGACGAATACACCGTCCAGGGCCGTGGCTTCGAACTGCGGCTCATCGCGGGCGGCTGGCGCTTCTACACCCGCCCCGAGTACGCGGCGGCCGTCGAACGCTTTGTCCTGGACGGGCAGCAGGCCCGGCTCACCCAGGCCGCTCTGGAGACCCTGGCCGTCGTCGCGTACCGCCAGCCGGTCAGCCGTTCCCGGGTCTCGGCGGTCCGCGGAGTGAACTGTGACGGTGTGATGCGCACCCTGTTGCAGCGGGGTCTGGTCGAGGAGGCGGGCGCGGAACCCGAAACAGGTGCGATCCTGTACAGGACGACGAACTACTTTCTGGAGCGAATGGGCCTGCGCGGCCTGGACGAGCTCCCGGAGCTCGCGCCCTTCCTCCCCGAGGCGGACGCGATCGAGGCCGAGACGCAGGAAGGGGTTCCGTCGTTCGATCCGGACGCACCTGACGCTCCGGGGACAGACGACGCAGACGACTAG
- a CDS encoding ParA family protein, whose protein sequence is MPARGQGPTGLQAVGSVAVRTFAAHQSPRMTQTAHQSMDGHHVNAMAGNGSGENHTHFADYDELPEGHFYDPDAEYEPDPEYAATLAPDAARQRRERIGPTGRPLPYFPIPGPLTDHGPAKIIAMCNQKGGVGKTTSTINLGAALAEYGRRVLLVDFDPQGALSVGLGVNPMELDLTVYNLLMERGMAADEVLLKTAVPNMDLLPSNIDLSAAEVQLVSEVARESTLQRALKPLMADYDFIVIDCQPSLGLLTVNALTAAHKVIVPLECEFFALRGVALLTETIEKVQERLNPELELDGILATMYDSRTVHSREVLARVVEAFDDHVYHTVIGRTVRFPETTVAGEPITTYASNSVGAAAYRQLAREVLARCHAE, encoded by the coding sequence ATGCCGGCGCGGGGCCAGGGCCCCACGGGGCTCCAGGCTGTCGGCTCCGTCGCTGTCCGAACCTTCGCAGCCCACCAGAGTCCCCGGATGACTCAGACAGCACACCAGAGCATGGATGGCCATCACGTGAACGCCATGGCCGGCAACGGAAGTGGCGAGAACCACACCCACTTCGCCGACTACGACGAACTGCCCGAGGGGCACTTCTACGACCCCGACGCCGAGTACGAGCCCGATCCGGAGTACGCGGCCACGCTCGCGCCCGACGCGGCCCGCCAGCGCCGTGAGCGCATCGGCCCGACGGGCCGCCCGCTGCCGTACTTCCCGATCCCGGGCCCGCTGACCGACCACGGCCCCGCGAAGATCATCGCGATGTGCAACCAGAAGGGCGGCGTCGGCAAGACCACGTCGACCATCAATCTGGGCGCCGCGCTCGCGGAGTACGGACGCCGGGTCCTGCTCGTCGACTTCGACCCGCAGGGCGCGCTCTCGGTCGGCCTCGGCGTCAACCCCATGGAGCTCGACCTCACCGTCTACAACCTGCTCATGGAGCGGGGCATGGCGGCCGACGAGGTGCTCCTGAAAACGGCGGTTCCGAACATGGACCTGCTGCCCAGCAACATCGACCTGTCCGCCGCCGAAGTGCAGTTGGTCAGCGAGGTCGCCCGCGAGTCCACGCTGCAGCGCGCCCTGAAGCCGCTGATGGCCGACTACGACTTCATCGTGATCGACTGTCAGCCCTCGCTCGGCCTGCTCACCGTCAACGCCCTGACGGCGGCTCACAAGGTGATCGTGCCGCTCGAGTGCGAGTTCTTCGCCCTCCGCGGCGTCGCGTTGCTCACCGAGACCATCGAGAAGGTCCAGGAGCGGCTCAACCCGGAGCTGGAGCTCGACGGCATCCTCGCCACGATGTACGACTCCCGCACCGTGCACAGCCGTGAGGTGCTCGCGCGCGTGGTCGAGGCATTCGACGATCACGTCTACCACACGGTGATCGGCCGGACCGTCCGCTTCCCGGAGACCACCGTCGCCGGTGAGCCGATCACCACGTACGCCTCCAACTCCGTCGGTGCCGCCGCCTATCGCCAGCTCGCCAGGGAGGTGCTCGCCCGGTGTCACGCCGAGTGA